A stretch of Flexivirga aerilata DNA encodes these proteins:
- the pepN gene encoding aminopeptidase N, with protein MPDFNLTREEAQRRAATLTLDSYDVSLDLCTGPETFATTSTVRFTAAPDAGGTFIDFIGPSVESITLNGESLDPATHFDGARITLPQLAEHNELTVAATGSYMHTGEGLHRFVDPADGEVYLYSQFEVADCRRVFAVFDQPDLKATFAFTVTAPERWQVLSNQPTPEPEPGDATYTAPDGSSEPAATWRFAPTPRLACYVTAIVAGPYAVVRDDVETARGVVPLGVFCRQSVAEHIDADNIFDTTKRGFHFYEKEFGEPYPFEKYDQIFVPEFNAGAMENAGCVTITETYVFRTQVSEALIERRALTVLHELAHMWFGDLVTMRWWDDLWLNESFAEWASTYCQAEATQWDTAWTTFSAVEKTWAYRQDSLSSTHPVYANMRHLDDVEANFDGITYAKGASVLRQLVAYVGVEPFVAGLRSYFEKFKWGNTTFDDLLGELEATSGRDLSSWRDLWLRTAGSNVLRPAVTVSDDGTLTALRIEQTVTSEHPTLRPHRLAVGLYEMQGDSLAAVDSIEVDVDGESTDVPGVAGRQVPDLLLVNDQDLTFAKVRLDDRSLDTVLAHPTAITDSLTRAVVQGALWEMARDGLLPPRTFIRYCLDAVATETDSALRQALLMRVVGATTAYLTNSAVGNITSFLRPEHREDEAAQVATALRALMTGAAPGGDAQLQFTQAFATMASRPNDLTFIRGLLDGTSVLAGLQLDADMRWTLLTSLVAAGAAGEEEIAEQLRADSTADGTTRAAGARAAAPTPEAKAAAWHDLVESDSLPNETARAVALGFGRARDAALLTPYIERYHDVLIDLWASRTYAMAAAVVKLAYPIALASEELLDASQAWLDAHPDAPAGLVRLVAENRDIVQVALTAQAADAD; from the coding sequence GTGCCCGATTTCAACCTCACCCGCGAGGAGGCGCAGCGTCGCGCCGCCACCCTCACTCTCGACTCGTATGACGTGAGCCTCGACCTGTGCACCGGTCCGGAGACGTTCGCGACCACGTCGACGGTCCGCTTCACCGCAGCACCGGATGCGGGTGGGACGTTCATCGACTTCATCGGCCCGTCGGTCGAGTCGATCACCCTCAACGGCGAATCTCTCGATCCGGCAACGCATTTCGACGGAGCGCGCATCACTCTGCCTCAGCTCGCCGAGCACAACGAGCTGACCGTGGCGGCGACCGGCAGCTACATGCACACCGGCGAGGGGCTGCACCGCTTCGTCGACCCGGCCGACGGCGAGGTCTACCTCTATTCGCAGTTCGAGGTCGCTGACTGCCGCCGCGTGTTCGCCGTCTTCGACCAGCCGGACCTCAAGGCGACGTTCGCCTTCACGGTGACCGCCCCCGAGCGCTGGCAGGTGCTCTCCAACCAGCCGACTCCCGAGCCGGAGCCCGGGGACGCCACCTACACCGCGCCGGACGGCAGCAGCGAACCGGCCGCGACCTGGCGCTTCGCGCCGACGCCGCGGCTCGCCTGCTACGTGACCGCGATCGTCGCCGGCCCCTACGCGGTCGTGCGGGACGATGTGGAGACGGCCCGTGGTGTCGTGCCGCTCGGTGTGTTCTGCCGCCAGTCGGTGGCCGAGCACATCGACGCGGACAACATCTTCGACACCACCAAGCGCGGATTCCACTTCTACGAAAAGGAATTCGGCGAGCCCTACCCCTTCGAGAAGTACGACCAGATCTTCGTCCCGGAGTTCAACGCCGGCGCGATGGAGAACGCCGGGTGCGTGACCATCACCGAGACCTACGTCTTCCGGACCCAGGTGTCGGAGGCGCTGATCGAGCGGCGCGCGCTGACCGTGCTGCACGAGCTGGCGCACATGTGGTTCGGCGACCTGGTCACCATGCGCTGGTGGGACGACCTGTGGCTCAACGAGTCGTTCGCCGAGTGGGCCTCGACCTACTGCCAGGCGGAGGCGACCCAGTGGGACACCGCCTGGACGACCTTCAGCGCGGTCGAGAAGACCTGGGCCTACCGGCAGGACTCGCTGTCCTCCACCCACCCGGTCTACGCCAACATGCGGCACCTGGACGACGTCGAGGCCAACTTCGACGGCATCACCTACGCCAAGGGCGCATCGGTGCTGCGGCAGCTGGTCGCCTACGTCGGCGTGGAGCCTTTCGTCGCCGGATTGCGTTCCTACTTCGAGAAGTTCAAATGGGGCAACACGACCTTCGACGACCTGCTGGGCGAGCTGGAGGCGACGTCTGGTCGCGACCTGTCCAGCTGGCGCGACCTGTGGCTGCGGACCGCCGGCAGCAACGTGCTGCGCCCCGCCGTCACGGTGAGCGACGACGGCACGCTCACCGCGCTGCGCATCGAGCAGACCGTGACGTCCGAGCACCCGACCCTTCGCCCGCACCGTCTCGCGGTGGGTCTGTATGAAATGCAAGGCGATTCGCTGGCCGCCGTCGACAGCATCGAGGTGGACGTCGATGGCGAGTCCACCGACGTGCCGGGCGTCGCCGGCCGTCAGGTGCCCGACCTCCTGCTGGTCAACGACCAGGACCTGACCTTCGCCAAGGTGCGCCTCGACGACCGCTCGCTCGACACCGTCCTCGCCCACCCGACGGCGATCACCGACTCGCTCACCCGGGCCGTGGTGCAGGGCGCGCTCTGGGAGATGGCGCGGGACGGGCTGCTCCCGCCGCGCACGTTCATCCGCTACTGCCTGGACGCCGTTGCCACCGAGACGGATTCGGCGTTGCGGCAGGCCCTGCTGATGCGCGTCGTGGGTGCGACGACGGCCTACCTGACCAACTCCGCGGTCGGCAACATCACCTCGTTCCTGCGACCGGAGCACCGCGAGGACGAGGCCGCACAGGTCGCGACCGCGCTGCGTGCGCTGATGACCGGCGCCGCCCCCGGTGGGGATGCGCAACTGCAGTTCACCCAGGCGTTCGCCACGATGGCCAGTCGCCCCAACGACCTGACCTTCATCCGCGGATTGCTCGACGGCACAAGCGTGCTCGCGGGTCTGCAGCTCGATGCCGACATGCGCTGGACCCTGCTGACCTCGCTCGTCGCGGCCGGTGCCGCCGGCGAGGAGGAGATCGCCGAGCAGTTGCGCGCCGACAGCACCGCGGACGGCACGACCCGTGCCGCGGGAGCCCGTGCCGCGGCGCCGACACCGGAGGCGAAGGCGGCGGCCTGGCACGACCTGGTCGAGTCGGACTCGCTGCCCAACGAGACCGCCCGGGCGGTCGCGCTCGGCTTCGGACGGGCGCGCGACGCCGCGCTGCTCACGCCATACATCGAGCGCTATCACGACGTGCTGATCGACCTCTGGGCCTCACGCACCTACGCGATGGCGGCCGCGGTGGTGAAGCTCGCCTACCCGATCGCGCTCGCCAGCGAGGAGTTGCTCGACGCCTCGCAGGCGTGGCTCGACGCCCACCCGGACGCGCCCGCGGGCCTGGTGCGGCTGGTGGCGGAGAACCGCGACATCGTGCAGGTCGCGCTCACCGCGCAGGCCGCCGACGCGGACTGA
- a CDS encoding PP2C family protein-serine/threonine phosphatase: MAIDLSLAPRRLTRAHGPSAAEPTRIGPCAPALVSLAAAVLLVTLAWPWAASYALFIPIAVAAGMLLPRRQAAFVFGCLGVAYVVSVVQTGQPGAVSMGLVLLATMALVTVVDRRHTRAGVSPAVGNDMLLDLRERLRAQGRLPVLPTGWNVEASVQPAYGDSFSGDFVVGNCPTPDRFELALVDVSGKGCTAGTRSLLLGGAFAGLLGAMEPRRFLPAANDYLVRQGWSEGFATAVHASVDLATGDYSIGSAGHPPAMHFRAGSGRFAPVTGASGMLLGVLERQGPDDFVRAHGRLARGDALLFVTDGVIEQPGVDLMQGVDRMLGYADREMTTGVRGAATRICNVGSGGDADDRAVVVIWRE; the protein is encoded by the coding sequence ATGGCCATCGATCTGTCGCTCGCTCCGCGACGGCTCACCCGTGCCCACGGGCCGAGCGCCGCGGAGCCGACCCGGATCGGGCCGTGCGCTCCCGCGCTCGTGTCGCTGGCCGCCGCGGTCCTGCTGGTGACGCTTGCCTGGCCGTGGGCTGCGTCATACGCGTTGTTCATCCCCATCGCCGTCGCGGCCGGCATGCTGCTGCCGCGACGGCAGGCCGCCTTCGTCTTCGGTTGTCTCGGCGTCGCGTATGTCGTGAGCGTCGTGCAGACCGGGCAGCCCGGCGCGGTCTCGATGGGTCTGGTGCTGCTCGCCACGATGGCGCTGGTGACGGTCGTGGACCGCAGGCACACCCGGGCCGGAGTGAGCCCGGCCGTCGGCAACGACATGCTGCTCGACCTGCGCGAGCGGTTGCGGGCCCAGGGCCGCCTGCCGGTGCTGCCCACCGGGTGGAACGTCGAGGCGAGCGTGCAGCCGGCGTACGGCGACTCCTTCTCCGGTGACTTCGTGGTCGGCAACTGCCCGACGCCCGACCGGTTCGAGCTCGCGCTGGTCGATGTGTCCGGGAAGGGCTGCACCGCCGGCACCCGGTCGTTGCTGCTCGGCGGCGCGTTCGCCGGTCTGCTGGGCGCGATGGAGCCGCGCCGCTTCCTGCCCGCCGCCAACGACTACCTGGTGCGGCAGGGCTGGTCGGAGGGGTTCGCGACCGCGGTGCACGCGTCGGTGGACCTCGCGACCGGCGACTACTCGATCGGTTCGGCGGGACACCCGCCGGCCATGCACTTCCGCGCCGGCTCCGGCCGCTTCGCGCCGGTCACCGGCGCCTCCGGGATGCTGCTCGGCGTGCTCGAGCGGCAGGGCCCCGACGACTTCGTGCGCGCGCACGGCCGGCTGGCCCGCGGCGACGCGCTGCTCTTTGTGACCGACGGGGTGATCGAGCAGCCGGGCGTCGACCTGATGCAGGGGGTCGACCGGATGCTCGGCTACGCCGACCGCGAGATGACGACCGGGGTGCGCGGCGCAGCGACCCGCATCTGCAACGTCGGCAGCGGCGGTGACGCGGACGACCGCGCGGTGGTCGTAATCTGGCGCGAGTGA
- a CDS encoding ribose-5-phosphate isomerase codes for MRVHIGGDHAAYDMSRALVEWLPTQGHEVIDHGATEYDAVDDYPVFVLRAAQGVAKDPGSLGIVLGGSGNGEQIAANKVPGIRAALCYNTELAQLARQHNDAQIISIGGRFNSIDEAKEMVRVFLETPFSGEERHQRRLDMVSAYEKDGSLPPEG; via the coding sequence ATGCGAGTGCACATCGGCGGCGACCACGCCGCCTACGACATGTCCCGCGCCCTGGTGGAGTGGCTGCCGACGCAGGGCCACGAGGTGATCGACCACGGCGCGACGGAGTATGACGCCGTCGACGACTACCCCGTCTTCGTGCTGCGGGCGGCGCAGGGGGTCGCCAAGGACCCGGGGTCGCTCGGCATCGTGCTCGGCGGCTCGGGCAACGGCGAGCAGATCGCGGCCAACAAGGTGCCCGGCATCCGCGCCGCGCTCTGCTACAACACCGAGCTCGCGCAGCTGGCCCGGCAGCACAACGACGCGCAGATCATCTCGATCGGCGGTCGCTTCAACTCGATCGACGAGGCCAAGGAGATGGTGCGGGTCTTCCTGGAGACGCCGTTCTCCGGCGAGGAGCGCCACCAGCGCCGCCTGGACATGGTCTCGGCCTACGAGAAGGACGGCTCACTTCCCCCGGAGGGGTGA
- a CDS encoding ATP-dependent Clp protease proteolytic subunit, translated as MATEPQAGLDDQIYNRLLKERIIFLGSDVRDDNANAICAQLLLLAAEDPEKDIWLYINSPGGSISAGMAIFDTMNWIPNDVATVAMGMAASMGQFLLSAGTPGKRYATPHARVMMHQPSGGIGGTASDIKIQAEQLVFIKKQMAELIAEHTGQSVEQIEQDSDRDRWFSAQEAKDYGFVDHVFERSTDAPGGTNR; from the coding sequence ATGGCCACCGAACCGCAGGCCGGCCTGGACGACCAGATCTACAACCGCCTGCTCAAGGAACGAATCATCTTCCTGGGCTCCGACGTGCGCGACGACAACGCCAACGCGATCTGCGCGCAGCTGTTGCTGCTTGCCGCCGAGGACCCCGAGAAGGACATCTGGCTCTACATCAACAGCCCCGGCGGGTCGATCTCGGCCGGCATGGCGATCTTCGACACGATGAACTGGATCCCCAACGACGTCGCGACGGTCGCGATGGGTATGGCGGCCAGCATGGGCCAGTTCCTGCTGTCGGCCGGCACGCCCGGCAAGCGTTACGCCACCCCGCACGCCCGCGTCATGATGCACCAGCCGTCCGGCGGCATCGGCGGCACCGCCTCGGACATCAAGATCCAGGCCGAGCAGCTGGTCTTCATCAAGAAGCAGATGGCCGAGCTGATCGCCGAGCACACCGGTCAGAGTGTCGAGCAGATCGAGCAGGACTCCGACCGCGACCGCTGGTTCTCCGCGCAGGAGGCCAAGGACTACGGCTTCGTCGACCACGTCTTCGAGCGGTCGACCGACGCACCCGGTGGGACCAACCGATGA
- a CDS encoding disulfide bond formation protein DsbA, producing MFFDPICPWAWMTSRWLMEVEKVRPIDVTWSVMSLSVLNEDRDELPDQYKELLSRGWAPVRVVIAAAREHGDEMKKKLYDAIGTRVHPGGRGKDEADMRAVLVEALAEVGLPPELIEAADNVPGDDIDKALRASHERGISLVGQDVGTPIIALEDTAFFGPVVTPAPKGEAAGKLWDGCVLVASTPGFYELKRTRDEDPDFS from the coding sequence ATGTTCTTCGACCCCATCTGCCCGTGGGCCTGGATGACCTCGCGGTGGCTGATGGAGGTCGAGAAGGTGCGACCCATCGACGTCACCTGGTCGGTGATGAGCCTGTCGGTCCTCAACGAGGACCGTGACGAACTGCCCGACCAGTACAAGGAATTGCTCAGCCGCGGCTGGGCGCCGGTGCGCGTGGTCATCGCCGCCGCCCGCGAGCACGGCGACGAGATGAAGAAGAAGCTGTACGACGCGATCGGCACGCGCGTGCACCCGGGCGGCCGCGGCAAGGACGAGGCCGACATGCGCGCCGTGCTGGTCGAAGCGCTCGCCGAGGTCGGCCTCCCGCCGGAGCTGATCGAGGCGGCCGACAACGTGCCGGGCGACGACATCGACAAGGCGCTGCGCGCCTCGCACGAGCGCGGCATCAGTCTGGTCGGGCAGGACGTGGGCACGCCGATCATCGCGCTGGAGGACACCGCGTTCTTCGGCCCGGTCGTGACCCCGGCCCCCAAGGGTGAGGCCGCCGGGAAGCTCTGGGACGGTTGCGTGCTGGTCGCGAGCACGCCGGGCTTCTACGAGCTCAAGCGCACCCGCGACGAAGACCCCGACTTCAGCTGA
- a CDS encoding amino acid permease: MIRVSTDIDAAPELRRKLKARHINMIAMGGAIGTGLFVASGKSIHDAGPGGALAAYAAIGLMVFLLMQSLGEMATYLPMADSFEAYGSRFVSPSFGFAAGWNYWYNWAITVAAELVAAALVMGYWLPDVPAWIWSAIFLAILFGLNAFSVGTFGEAEFWFASIKVAAVVIFLIAGVAMIFGILAGPSPGTSNWTRGEAPFVGGWSGMLGIFMVAGFSFQGTEMVGVAAGEADDPKRTIPKAIRTVFVRIMLFYIGAIAVIGFLLPYTDNRLLKASDNSDVSIAPFTLVFDKIGVLGAASVMNAVILTAILSAGNCGLFASTRMLWALARRGKAPKLFSRIDARGIPWPALLATTAIGALCFLTSLLGDGVAYTWLINASGLAGFITWLGIAWSHYNFRRAFLRQGHSLDELPYRAAFFPAGPIIAMVMCAIVIVGQNYQAFTSDTIDVKALLSSYLGLPLFLAIWWGHKLITRQPKADLATASFRVD; the protein is encoded by the coding sequence CTGATCCGCGTGAGCACCGACATCGACGCAGCGCCGGAGCTGAGGCGCAAGCTCAAGGCGCGACACATCAACATGATCGCGATGGGCGGCGCGATCGGCACCGGGCTGTTCGTGGCGTCCGGCAAGTCGATCCACGACGCCGGTCCGGGCGGGGCGCTCGCGGCATACGCGGCGATCGGCCTGATGGTCTTCCTGCTCATGCAGAGTCTCGGCGAGATGGCGACCTACCTGCCGATGGCCGACTCGTTCGAGGCCTACGGCAGCCGCTTCGTCAGCCCGTCGTTCGGCTTCGCCGCCGGCTGGAACTACTGGTACAACTGGGCGATCACGGTCGCCGCCGAGCTGGTCGCCGCCGCCCTGGTGATGGGCTACTGGCTGCCCGACGTGCCGGCGTGGATCTGGTCGGCGATCTTCCTGGCAATCCTCTTCGGCCTCAACGCATTCAGCGTCGGGACGTTCGGGGAGGCGGAGTTCTGGTTCGCCTCGATCAAGGTCGCCGCGGTCGTGATCTTCCTCATCGCCGGCGTCGCGATGATCTTCGGCATCCTCGCCGGGCCGTCACCGGGCACGTCCAACTGGACGCGCGGCGAGGCGCCCTTCGTCGGCGGGTGGTCGGGGATGCTCGGCATCTTCATGGTGGCCGGGTTCTCCTTCCAGGGCACCGAGATGGTCGGTGTCGCCGCGGGGGAGGCCGACGACCCGAAACGCACCATTCCCAAGGCGATTCGCACCGTCTTCGTGCGGATCATGCTCTTCTACATCGGTGCGATCGCGGTGATCGGCTTCCTGCTGCCCTACACCGACAACCGGCTGCTCAAGGCTAGCGACAACTCCGACGTCAGCATCGCGCCGTTCACCCTGGTCTTCGACAAGATCGGTGTCCTCGGCGCCGCGTCGGTGATGAACGCGGTGATCCTCACTGCGATCCTGTCGGCCGGCAACTGCGGGTTGTTTGCCTCCACCCGCATGCTGTGGGCGCTGGCCAGGCGCGGCAAGGCGCCGAAACTCTTCTCCCGCATCGACGCCCGCGGGATCCCGTGGCCGGCGCTGCTCGCGACCACCGCGATCGGCGCGCTCTGCTTCCTCACCAGCCTGCTCGGTGACGGAGTCGCCTACACCTGGTTGATCAACGCCTCCGGCCTGGCCGGTTTCATCACCTGGCTCGGCATCGCGTGGAGCCACTACAACTTCCGCCGCGCGTTCCTGCGGCAGGGGCACAGTCTGGACGAATTGCCTTACCGCGCAGCGTTCTTCCCGGCCGGCCCGATCATCGCGATGGTGATGTGCGCGATCGTCATCGTCGGCCAGAACTACCAGGCCTTCACGTCGGACACCATCGACGTCAAGGCGTTGCTCTCGTCATACCTCGGGCTGCCGCTGTTCCTCGCGATCTGGTGGGGACACAAGCTGATCACGAGACAACCCAAGGCGGACCTCGCGACCGCGAGCTTCCGCGTCGACTGA
- a CDS encoding antitoxin, translating into MGLFDSAKDKASEFAGNNPDKVGDGIDKAGDFVDDKTGGQYADKVDQGQDFAKDKFGGGAEGNAEDQQQQ; encoded by the coding sequence ATGGGTCTGTTCGACAGTGCCAAGGACAAGGCTTCCGAGTTCGCCGGGAACAACCCGGACAAGGTCGGTGACGGCATCGACAAGGCCGGCGACTTCGTCGACGACAAGACCGGCGGTCAGTACGCCGACAAGGTCGACCAGGGTCAGGACTTCGCCAAGGACAAGTTCGGCGGCGGCGCCGAGGGCAACGCCGAAGACCAGCAGCAGCAGTGA
- the tig gene encoding trigger factor → MKSAVEKLGPTRVKLTVEVPYEELKPSVDEAYKTIGAQIQVPGFRKGKVPARIIDQRVGRGAVLQEAVNDALPTFYGQALAENDVHPMGQPELEVTDVPADESQPLKFDVEVDTVPEFDLPDFKDITVEVDPLKVTDEDTEKELESLRERFGTLAGVERPAAEGDSVTIDLKATIGDEDIDDVTGISYVVGAGNMLEGMDEAITGMSAGDTKTFKAPLAGGEHEGEDADVTVTVQSVKERQLPELDDEFAQMASPHDTFEELKADVAQQAERGKRFEQGVQARDKALDQLLETLDIPLPDKVIEAEVNQHLEQENRLDDDEHRAEVDEQTRKALKTQLILDKLVERDEVQVSQEELIEYLIMSAQQYGMDPNQFAQALDQQGQVPAIMGEVARRKALASILDEIKVVDTDGNEVDLSELDDEDEPAEAAEDADGPDSSVEADDAEADDTTTDEDKADAKA, encoded by the coding sequence GTGAAGAGTGCCGTCGAGAAGTTGGGTCCGACCCGGGTCAAGCTGACCGTCGAGGTCCCCTACGAGGAGCTGAAGCCGAGCGTCGACGAGGCGTACAAGACGATCGGTGCGCAGATCCAGGTGCCGGGTTTCCGCAAGGGCAAGGTGCCGGCGCGCATCATCGACCAGCGGGTCGGGCGCGGCGCGGTGCTGCAGGAGGCGGTCAACGACGCGCTGCCGACCTTCTACGGTCAGGCACTGGCCGAGAACGACGTGCACCCGATGGGTCAGCCGGAGCTGGAGGTCACCGACGTCCCGGCCGACGAGTCGCAGCCGCTGAAGTTCGACGTCGAGGTCGACACCGTGCCGGAGTTCGACCTGCCCGACTTCAAGGACATCACCGTCGAGGTCGACCCGTTGAAGGTCACCGACGAGGACACCGAGAAGGAGCTCGAGTCGCTGCGTGAGCGCTTCGGCACCCTGGCCGGTGTCGAGCGCCCGGCCGCCGAGGGTGACTCGGTCACCATCGACCTGAAGGCGACTATCGGCGACGAGGACATCGACGACGTCACCGGCATCTCGTATGTCGTGGGCGCCGGCAACATGCTCGAGGGCATGGACGAGGCGATCACCGGCATGTCGGCCGGTGACACCAAGACCTTCAAGGCGCCGCTCGCCGGCGGTGAGCACGAGGGCGAGGACGCCGACGTGACCGTGACCGTGCAGTCGGTCAAGGAGCGTCAGCTGCCGGAGCTGGACGACGAGTTCGCCCAGATGGCCTCCCCGCACGACACGTTCGAGGAGCTGAAGGCCGACGTGGCGCAGCAGGCCGAGCGTGGCAAGCGCTTCGAGCAGGGTGTGCAGGCGCGCGACAAGGCGCTGGACCAGCTGCTGGAGACCTTGGACATCCCGTTGCCCGACAAGGTGATCGAGGCCGAGGTCAACCAGCACCTGGAGCAGGAGAACCGCCTGGACGACGACGAGCACCGCGCGGAGGTCGACGAGCAGACCCGCAAGGCGCTGAAGACCCAGCTCATCCTCGACAAGCTGGTCGAGCGTGACGAGGTGCAGGTCTCCCAGGAGGAGCTGATCGAGTACCTCATCATGTCGGCGCAGCAGTATGGCATGGACCCCAACCAGTTCGCGCAGGCGCTGGACCAGCAGGGCCAGGTGCCGGCGATCATGGGTGAGGTCGCCCGCCGCAAGGCGCTCGCCTCGATCCTGGACGAGATCAAGGTCGTCGACACCGACGGCAACGAGGTCGACCTGAGCGAACTCGACGACGAAGACGAGCCTGCCGAGGCTGCTGAGGACGCCGACGGCCCCGATAGCTCTGTCGAGGCGGACGACGCTGAGGCCGACGACACCACGACGGACGAGGACAAGGCCGACGCGAAGGCCTGA
- a CDS encoding NAD-dependent succinate-semialdehyde dehydrogenase, which produces MSDAASVIYAVVDPATGEQIKTYPTATDEEVTAALEAAESAYLSWGRTSALEDRVAVIKRVAQLHRDRRDELAKIIVREMGKPEEEALGEVDFAAEIYDYYADHAAEFLADEKIDVEEGSAVIVRQPFGVLVGIMPWNFPYYQVARFAGPNILIGNTILLKHAPQCPESAAAIQQMFDEAQAPKGVYNNIYATNEQIADLIADPRVQGVSLTGSERAGAQVAAQAGKYLKKCVLELGGSDPFILLSTDDLKATVGAAVQARLENGGQVCNGGKRFIVAEDLYDDFLTEFTAQLKAAPPAVLSSEAAAERLQKQVDEATAAGATLETSGQRDGAHFPPGVLTGMDPDGDSFHQEFFGPVAMVVKAKDEADAVRLANDTPFGLGSYLYTTDSEQAQRVAAQIDAGMVFVNVVGADAAELPFGGVKRSGFGRELGRFGMEEFVNKKLIRIA; this is translated from the coding sequence ATGTCCGACGCAGCTTCGGTGATCTATGCCGTCGTCGACCCCGCCACGGGTGAGCAGATCAAGACCTACCCCACGGCGACCGATGAGGAGGTGACTGCGGCGCTGGAGGCGGCCGAGTCTGCGTATCTGAGCTGGGGCCGCACGTCCGCGCTCGAGGACCGGGTCGCGGTCATCAAGCGGGTGGCCCAGTTGCACCGCGACCGCCGCGACGAGCTGGCCAAGATCATCGTCCGGGAGATGGGCAAGCCGGAGGAGGAGGCGCTCGGCGAGGTCGACTTCGCCGCGGAGATCTACGACTACTACGCCGACCACGCCGCGGAGTTCCTCGCCGACGAGAAGATCGACGTCGAGGAGGGCAGCGCCGTCATCGTGCGGCAGCCGTTCGGCGTGCTGGTCGGGATCATGCCGTGGAACTTCCCCTACTACCAGGTGGCCCGGTTCGCCGGCCCCAACATCCTGATCGGCAACACGATCCTGCTCAAGCACGCGCCGCAGTGCCCGGAGTCGGCGGCGGCGATCCAGCAGATGTTCGACGAGGCGCAGGCGCCCAAGGGTGTCTACAACAACATCTACGCCACCAACGAGCAGATCGCCGACCTGATCGCCGACCCGCGCGTGCAGGGTGTGTCGCTCACCGGTTCGGAGCGGGCCGGCGCGCAGGTGGCCGCCCAGGCCGGTAAGTACCTCAAGAAGTGCGTGCTCGAGCTCGGCGGGTCCGACCCGTTCATCCTGCTCAGCACCGACGACCTCAAGGCGACCGTGGGTGCGGCGGTGCAGGCCCGGCTGGAGAACGGCGGTCAGGTCTGCAACGGCGGCAAGCGCTTCATCGTCGCCGAGGACCTCTACGACGACTTCCTCACCGAGTTCACCGCCCAGCTGAAGGCCGCCCCGCCGGCGGTGCTGTCGTCCGAGGCCGCCGCCGAGCGTCTGCAGAAGCAGGTCGACGAGGCCACCGCGGCCGGCGCGACGCTGGAGACCTCCGGTCAGCGCGACGGTGCGCACTTCCCGCCCGGCGTGCTCACCGGCATGGACCCGGACGGTGACTCCTTCCACCAGGAGTTCTTCGGGCCGGTCGCGATGGTCGTCAAGGCCAAGGACGAGGCGGACGCCGTGCGCCTCGCCAACGACACGCCCTTCGGGCTCGGCTCCTACCTCTACACCACCGACTCCGAGCAGGCCCAGCGCGTCGCCGCCCAGATCGACGCCGGCATGGTCTTCGTCAACGTGGTCGGCGCCGACGCCGCCGAGCTGCCGTTCGGCGGCGTGAAGCGCTCCGGCTTCGGCCGCGAGCTCGGGCGCTTCGGCATGGAGGAGTTCGTCAACAAGAAGCTCATCCGGATCGCCTGA
- a CDS encoding ribokinase — translation MSGRVFVVGSMSADVTTFSQRLPRPGETIHGDRLSLVLGGKGANQAVAAARAGAPTALIGCVGDDLFHDLVLGGLRDAGVVVDGIRTAPGATGVAHIRVDRATGQNDIVIVAGANGALTGADAERQLHAMGAAAGDVLLLQLEVPLETSVHAARVGAELGLTVVLDPAPAMELPDELWPSLTAVTPNESEAALLTGIPEGSSDAAEQAVRWLAGRGVDHPIVTLAERGLVGIWADEVRTLPAIPADAVDTTAAGDAFAGALGAALAAGLSWGEAIRRGSAAGAYAVTVEGASPSLPTAAQVDALLAGMK, via the coding sequence GTGAGCGGTCGCGTCTTCGTCGTCGGCAGTATGTCGGCGGATGTCACCACCTTTTCCCAGCGACTGCCGCGGCCCGGCGAGACGATCCACGGCGACCGGCTCAGCCTGGTGCTCGGCGGCAAGGGCGCCAACCAGGCAGTGGCCGCGGCCCGGGCCGGTGCGCCGACGGCGCTGATCGGCTGTGTCGGTGACGACCTCTTCCACGACCTGGTGCTGGGCGGCCTGCGCGATGCCGGCGTCGTCGTCGACGGCATCCGCACCGCACCCGGCGCGACCGGCGTCGCGCACATCCGGGTCGACCGGGCAACGGGGCAGAACGACATCGTGATCGTCGCTGGCGCCAACGGGGCGCTCACCGGTGCGGACGCCGAGCGTCAGCTGCACGCGATGGGCGCGGCTGCGGGGGACGTGCTCCTGCTGCAGCTGGAGGTGCCGCTCGAGACCTCGGTGCACGCCGCACGGGTCGGGGCCGAGCTCGGGCTGACGGTCGTGCTCGACCCGGCTCCCGCGATGGAACTGCCGGACGAGCTGTGGCCGTCGCTCACGGCGGTGACGCCGAACGAGTCGGAGGCGGCGCTGCTGACCGGCATCCCGGAGGGCTCGTCGGATGCCGCGGAGCAGGCGGTGCGCTGGCTGGCCGGCCGCGGCGTCGACCACCCGATCGTCACGCTCGCCGAGCGCGGGCTGGTCGGGATCTGGGCGGACGAGGTGCGCACGCTGCCCGCCATACCCGCGGACGCGGTGGACACCACCGCGGCGGGTGACGCGTTCGCCGGTGCGCTCGGCGCCGCCCTCGCCGCCGGGCTCTCCTGGGGCGAGGCGATCCGGCGGGGGAGTGCGGCCGGTGCGTATGCCGTCACCGTCGAGGGCGCGAGCCCGAGCCTGCCGACGGCCGCGCAGGTGGATGCGCTGCTCGCGGGCATGAAGTAA